The DNA region CGCGATGGCGACGGCGGGCACGAGCAGTCCGCGCAGGCGGTTGAGCCGCTCCCACCACGCCCGCCGCGCGCTCAGCCCCGCGACCGCCGTGATCAGCCCGCCCAGGACCGCGAGGAAGAGGCCCAGATTCATCCCGCCCCCGCCGTAGAAGTTCCGCAGCTGCCGCCGCGCGCCGGGCCGCAGGCTGGTGTCCGTCAGAACCCGCGCCGTCTCGGCACTCAGCACGCCCCCCAGGACGAAGACCGCCGCCACCCCCGCGAGGAAGGCGAGCAGGCCCGTCAGCCACACCCAGCGCGCCCGCCGCACGGCCCCCACCACGCTCGCCACGAGCAGGGCGAGGGCCAGCCAGCCGAGCGTGAGGACGGGCCCCACGGCGGGCAGGGGGGCCTGCTGGTTGGAGCTGAGGTTCAGGGTGCCCCCGGTCAGGTGCAGCAGCACGCCCCCGGCGCTGAAGTCACGCCCGAGGGTGGCGAGGGGAAACAGCAGCAGCCCCGCCGCTGCCACGGCACTCGCCACGAGGGCGATGGTGGCCGCCGTCGGCGAGGGGCGAGGGTCTGGGAGAGAGGTCATTCCTGAATTGTAGGCGCCTGACTGGACAGGCTGGAAGGTGCCCGCCCGGCCGAATCCGCCCCCTTGATCCTCCCGCCGAGTGAGGGCCCGGGATGGGGAGGGCAGCCGCTCGGGGTCGGCGTGCGCCCACCGCACCCCTCCACGGCATTGCCCCGATCCCGGTCCGCCGGGCCCGTGGGGCACGCGGGGCCTGCTATCCTCGCGGGCGGTATGGAACGCACCTTTGCCATGATCAAGCCCGACGGCGTGCGCCGGGGCCTCACGCCCGAGATCCTCGCCCGCATCCAGCGCAAGGGCTACCGCGTGGTCGGCCTCAAGCAGATGGTGATCGCCCGCGAGACGGCGGAAACCCACTACGGCGAGCACCGCGAGCGCCCCTTCTTCGGCGAACTCGTGACGTTCATCACGGGCGGCCCGGTCGTCGCCATCGCCCTTGAGGGCGAGAACGTCATCTCCGGCTGGCGGGCGATGATGGGCGCCACCAACCCGGCCAATGCCGCCCCCGGCACCATCCGCGCCGACTACGCCACCACGACCGGGGAGAACGTCACCCACGGAAGCGACTCGCCCGAGAGTGCCGGGCGTGAACTCGGCCTGTTCTTCAAGCCGGAGGAACTGCTCGGCTGAGCGCCCCCCCTTTCGAGCCGCCCGCAGGCCCCCTCACCCGGGACGCGGGCGGCGTCTTCATCTTTGTTCATCTCTGAAGGTGACCTCCCGGTCAGGCTGCAAGGGAACGGTCAGAGAGAGGGGCTTACCCTGCGGGGCGAGACCATGCTGACCCCCCGCCTTGCCTCCCCCCTCCGCCCCGAGCTGCGCCGCAGCCGCCAGCGGTTGCTGTGGCTGCTGGGCGGGGCCTACCTGCTGTTCGCCGCCGTCACGGCCCTGCTCAATCCGCCCGGCGCCTTTCCGGGGGCGTACCAGACGCCCAAGTTCTGGATCGCGGGCGTCTTCGTGGTGGTCTTGCTCTGCACGGCGCTGGCTCCCCGACACGTTCGCCGAGTCGGCGTGGGCGCGTTCATGGTCCTGACCCCGCTGCTGTGGCTGGAGGCAGGGCGGATGACGTCGTCGGGCACCCTGCCCTTCGAGCTGACTGTGTGGTCGGCGGCCTTGGCCGGTGTGGCCCCCCTGCTGCTGGGCTCCGCGTGGGGGGGCGCGGCGGTCCTGGTCTTCCTGGCGGGGCTGAGCCTCGTGCTGCTGGAGGGGCCGACCCTCTCCCCGGCGCTGCTGGCCGCCTGGGTGGCGGGGGGGCTCGCCACGGGGGTCACGGCGGGCGTCTCGTTCGTCGCCGCCCGGCTCATCGAGGCCAACATCGCCCTGCACGAGCAGGCGAGCGCGCAGCTCCAGGCCGCCCGCTTCGACGGCCTGACCCGGGTGCTGTGCCGCGCCGCGACCGAGGAGGAACTCGAAGACCGTCTGCGCCACGCCGCCGAGGCCCGGGCCCCCCTGAGCGTCGTCATGTGCGACATCGACCATTTCAAGGCCGTCAACGACCAGTACGGTCACCCGGCGGGCGACGACGTGCTGCGTGGCGTCGCCAAGCGGCTGCGCCGCACCGTGCGCGGCTCCGGCGGGCTGGTGGGGCGCTGGGGTGGCGAGGAGTTCCTGATCCTGCTCCCCGGCCTCGCCAAGCCCGAGGCCCAGGCCCTCGCCGAGCGCCTGCGCCAGAGCGTCGCCGCCTCGCCCGTCGCGGGCCTGCCCGTCACCGCCAGCCTCGGCGTCGCCTCCTACCGCCTCGCGGACGACACGGCGGACGCCCTGCTCGCCCGCGCGGACCAGGCCCTGTACGCGGCCAAACGGTCGGGGCGGAACAACGTGAAGTGATGAGGGGTCGGAGGCCCTGCCTCATCCCCATCACTCATCACTGTCCCCGGAAGGCGGGCAGCAGCGCCGGCTCCTCCCGGATGACGAAGCCCCGGGTCACGAGGCGCAGGCCCTCCGGCGTGCGGAGGATCAGCACCTCGGCGAGGCGGCCTCCCCGGGGTCTGAGCCCCTCGCCCTGGGGGGTGGAGACGGTGGCGGCGCCTTCCCCCGCCAGGCTGCGGGCGCTGAAGTCGGGGCCCTCCACCTCCAGGTCCCACGACAGGGAGCGGACGTTGCCGTCGAAACGGACGACCACCGCGCGGGCGGGGAGCGGCGGGCGGGAGGTCCAGGTGATGCGCCGCAGGCCGTTGCCGACGCGCTCGCGCCGGTCGGCCCGCGCGTCGTAGGTGCCGTTCACGGTGAAGAGGACCTGGGCGGTCAGGTCCTCCGCCGTGCCCCCCCGCGCGTCCGAGCGGCACCCGACGAGGCCCACGCCGAGCAGGGCGGTGAGGGCGAGCAGGGCGGGGACCGGGCGCGCGAACTTCATCGCCGTCAGGGTAGCCCGGGGAGGCTGTGCGAGCATGGGACATGTGGACCCCCACCGCCTCGCCCTTCTCCTGACCGCCGCCCTCATGGCCGGGCTCCTCACGCTGGGGCTGGGCCTGCAACTGGGGTGGCGGCTGACGGCACGCTGGGTCCACCACGCCCTCTTCTTCGTGGTTTGCGTGGGCGCGGGGCTCTCGGGGGTGCTCTCCGGCCCGCGCGGCCTCGCCCTGCTGCCTGCCTTGGGCCTGCTCCTGCTCATGCCGCGCACCCGGCCCGGGCGGGCGGGACACTGGCGGCTCGCGCTGTTGTGTGCGGCGGCCTTCGGGGCAGGGATGTGGGGGGCGTGGTGAGGGGCCGGGGGCACGCCGCCCTGTACCGCCGCGCTAGCCTGCACCCATGACCGTCCCGCCCGTCACGTCTTCCCCTCCCAGGACGCCCCGGACCGGGCTGATCGAGGGGATGCTCGCCCGCCGGACCACGAACGGCCCCTTTCGCCCGGACCCCGTGAGCCGAGAGCACCAGCACCTCCTGATGCGGGTCGCGCAGGCCGCCCCCAGCCACTTCAACAGCCAGCCGTGGCGCTTCGTCCTGATCGAGGACAAAGGCACCATCCGGGAAGTCGCGCGCATCTCGGGCGAGAGCATGACCGAACTCATCGAGGCGGGCGTCTTCTTCGAGCGGTACCGCCGCTACTTCCGCTTCACCGAGGCCGAGATGGAGCAAAAGCGCGACGGCATCCACATCGACCACCTGCCCGGCCCCCTGCGCCCCTTCACCCGCCGCATCTTTTCCGATGCGGGGCTGAGGATCATGCGCCAGCTCGGCGTGCCGAAGAAACTGGGCGAGGACAACCGCAGGCTGGTGGAGGGCAGCCCCCTGCTCCTCGCCGCGCTGCTCGACAAGGCGGAGTACCGACCCGGGGAGCTGAGCGGCTTTTACTCCGTCTTCGGCCTCGGCGCGGCGATGGAGAACATCTGGAACGCGGTGGGGGAGGTCGGAATGGGCCTGCAGTTCGTCTCGACGCCGATGGAGATTGGGCGCCAGTGGCAGGCGATCCGGGAACTCCTGCGGGTGCCCGACGACCTTGAACTGATGGCCGTCTACCGCCTGGGCTACCTGCCCGAGGACGGGAAGCGCCCCAGCATCGACTGGAGCAGCCGCCACCGCAAGCGGCTCTCGCAGTTCGTCTTCCGCGAGACCTGCGAGGTGCCCGAGAGGGAGGGCTGAGGGCGGCCCTTTCCTAAACGAACGGTGTGCCCTTCTCCGCCCACCCCTCTCCCGTCTCCTCACGCCTCCTCCGCCACAATGCCCGGTGGAGGAGAGAACCATGACGACACTGCAAATGGGCGCGGCACAGAGCGGCACCTTCCGCATCGGGGGAGAGCTGGAGGTCAACCGCCTGGGCTTCGGGGCCATGCGCATCACGGGGGCAGGCATCTGGGGCGACCCCACCGACCGCGAGGGGGCCCTCGCCACCCTGCGCCGCCTGCCCGACCTGGGCGTGAACTTCATCGACACCGCCGACTCGTACGGCCCGGCGGTCAGCGAGGAACTGATCCGCGAGGCGCTGTACCCCTACGACACGGTCGTGGTCGCCACCAAGGGCGGCCTGACCCGGACGGGCCCCGACGTGTGGATTCCGGTGGGGCGCCCCGAGTACCTCAAGCAGCAGGCGTACGTCTCCCGCCGCCGCCTGGGCGTCGAGCGCATCGACCTGTGGCAACTGCACCGCATCGACCCCAAGGTGCCCCGCGACGAGCAGTTCGGGGCGATCCGCGAGCTGCTGGACGAGGGCGTCATCCGTTTCGCGGGCCTGAGCGAGGTGAGCGTCGAGGAGATCGAGGCGGCCCGCCAGGTCTTCCCGGTCGCCACGGTGCAGAACCTCTACAACCTCGTGGGCCGCAAGAGTGAGGACGTGCTCGACTACTGCGAGCGCGAGGGCATCGGCTTCATCCCGTGGTACCCCCTCGCGGCGGGCGGCCTGACCCGCGAGGGCAGCGTCCTCGACGAGGTCTCGCGCCGGGTCGGGGCCACGCCGTCGCAGGTCGCGCTCGCGTGGGTGCTCAGGCGCAGCCCGGTCATGCTGCCCATCCCCGGCACGGGTAAGGTCAGGCACCTCGAAGAGAACGTGGCCGCCGCCGGGGTGCAGCTTTCGGACGAGGACTTCCGCAGCCTCGACGAGGTGGGCCGCCAGGAGTGGGAGAGCAAACGGCGGCGCTGAGCGGCATGGGTGGAGGGGTGGAGCATGGGCGAGTGGGCCTGCCTCCACCCCTCTTCTGACCCAAGATGAGCCGTTAATCGGGGTTTTCCCTGCGCCCAAACCGTGCTTTTGGTACGGCGGAGCCTCGGTGGGCAGACGAGAGAATGCCCGCCATGGCTGCTCTCCCCGTTGTCCGCTCGCTCGTCACCGGGCTTCCGCCCCACCGCGTCTCTCAGTCGGACATCCGCGAGGCGGCGCGCACCCTCTTTCCGCGCATGGCCGCCCGCCCGCACATGCTCGACGTGTTCGACAACGCGCAGATCAAGTTCCGCGCCATCTCCCGCCCTCTGGAGTGGTACATGCAGCCGCGCGGCTTCGGCGAGAAGAATGCCGTCTTCGTCGAGGAAGCCCGCGCCCTGACCTCCCGGCTGGCCCGCGAGGCACTGGAACGGGCGGAGATCAAACCTGCCGACGTGGACGCCGTCGTCGTCGTGAACACCAGTGGCCTGAGCACCCCCAGCCTCGACGCCTCCCTCATCGAGGCGCTGGGCCTGAACCGTCACGCCGCGCGCCTGCCCGTCTGGGGCCTGGGCTGCGCGGGGGGCGCGGCGGGCCTCGCGCGGGCCGCCGACCTCGTGCGCGCGGGGTACCAGAGCGTGCTGTACGTGGCGGTCGAGCTGTGTAGCCTAACCCTCGTGAAGGGCGACGAGTCCAAGAGCAACTTCGTGGGCACGGCCCTCTTCGCCGACGGCGGCGCGGCCCTCGTCGTGACGGCACAGGGCGTGCCCGGCCCGCCCCCGCTGCTCAGCCTCCACGGCGGTTACTCCACCCTGATCGAGGACTCCGAGGACATCATGGGCTGGAACGTGGTGGACGACGGCCTCAAGGTCCGCTTCTCCCGCGACATCCCCACCCTCGTCCACTCCATGATGGCGGACAACGTCTCCGGCGCCCTCGCCGCCCACGGCTGGACGCGCGAGGAGGTGGGGACCTTCGTCGTCCACCCCGGCGGCGTGAAGGTCCTCGCCGCCTACGAGGACGCCCTGGACCTCCCCGAAGGAGCCCTGAACGCCAGCCGCCGCGTCTTGTGCCGCCACGGCAACATGAGCAGCGTGACCGTCCTCTTCGTGCTGGAGGAGACCCTGCGCGAAGGTCCCCAGGGCAAGGCCCTCCTGAGCGCGATGGGCCCGGGCTTCAGCGCGGAGCATGTGCTGATCGAGTTTCCGAGTTGAGGGCCCCTGGGTTTCTAGCTCCTCCCCCTTGACCTGTAGAGCCGCTTGCAGAGGGGGGAGGCCGGGTGGGGGTGAGCGGGCAGGACATTGGAGACAGGTGGAGGAACTCTTGCGCCCCCCTCATCCCCGAGCCACCCTTCTCCAACGCAAGTGGGGCAGGGCCTACCTCCTCACCCCGCCCCGCTCCTCCCGCGCCTCAGCTTCCCTGTTCCCCGTCCACCGTCTTCTCGGGGTTGGCGGCGGCGGCGCTCGCGGGCATTCCCTCGCTGTAGCCGCCGTAGCTCTGGGAGTCCGTCTCCACGCCGCCCGCTGGAGCGCTGGGCTGCCGCCCATCGTCGCTCACGGCCCCCTGATTGACGGGATCGTCCGCGCCCGCCCCCGCGTTCTCGTCACTGACGTGCTGGTAGATGCCGTCCTGGATGGCGTCACCCGTGCTCTTCTCGCCGCCCGTGTCCCAGTTGGGGTTCGTCTGCACCTGCTCCTGGGGCACGTTGTCCTGGGGTCCCGTTCCGCCCGAGCGGCCGTTCGTGCTGTCGTCCATGTGCGTCTCCTTTCCCTCTTGGGGGGTGGTGCGGCTGGTGAGCGGGGCGGGGCCCAAAATTATGAAGCTCGCTCAGCGTACCCCGCCTCCCACCAGCCCGTGCCGAGGGTCAAGGGCGGCTCAAGCTGATCCGGGCGGGCCTTCCCCTCATCCGTCGCACCCGTGTTGTCTCCTAAGTGGTGACAGCGTGCCTGTGACGGTAACGGGAGGCGCCCAGCGGGCCGTCGCTTATGATGAAGGCACCAATCCCACCCCTGTGGGCTGCCCCCTTTGAGGGCAAGGAGGAGACCAGAGATGGCGATGAACCTGTTCGGTGCGCGCGACACGCTCACCACCAAGGCCGGGCAACCGCTCTACTACTACCGCCTGGGCAAGTTGCAGGATCTCGGGCACGACGTCAGCAAGCTGCCCTTCTCGGTGAAGGTGCTGCTCGAAAGCGTCCTGCGCGAGGCCAACAACTACGACGTGCGCGAGGAGGACGTGCGCGCCGTGGCGAATTGGAAGCCCGTCAACGAGGAGATCGAGATTCCCTTCAAGCCCGCCCGCGTGATCCTCCAGGACTTCACGGGCGTGCCCGCCGTCGTGGACCTCGCGGCCATGCGCACGGCGATGGTCTCGCTCGGCGGCGACCCCAAGAAGATCAACCCCCTGATCCCGGTGGACCTTGTGATCGACCACTCGGTGCAGGTGGACGAGTTCGGCACCGACTTCGCCCTCGCCAACAACATGGCGCTGGAGTTCGAGCGCAACCGAGAGCGGTACGAGTTCCTCCGCTGGGGCCAGCAGGCCTTCGACAACTTCGGCGTGGTGCCCCCGGCGAGCGGCATCATCCACCAGGTCAACCTCGAATACCTCGCCAAGGGCGTGCAGAGCCGCCCGGAAGACGACGGTGCGGTCGTGTATCCCGACTCGCTCGTCGGCACCGACTCGCACACCACCATGATCAACGGTCTGGGCATCGTGGGCTGGGGCGTGGGCGGCATCGAGGCCGAGGCCGTGATGCTCGGCCAGCCGATCTACATGCTGATGCCGGAAGTCATCGGCTTCAAACTGACGGGCGCGCTGCCGGAGGGGGCGACCGCCACCGACCTCGCCCTGCGCGTGACCCAGATGCTGCGCGAGAAGGGCGTGGTGGGCAAGTTCGTCGAGTTCTACGGGGCGGGCCTGAGCAACATGACCCTGCCCGACCGCGCGACCATCGCCAACATGGCCCCCGAGTACGGCGCGACGATGGGCTTTTTCCCGGTGGACGACGAGGCGCTGCGCTACCTGCGCCGCACGGGCCGCCTGGAGGACGAGATCGAACTCGTCGAGACGTACTACAAGGCCCAGGGCCTGTTCCGCACCGACGAGACGCCCGACCCCGTCTTCACCGACACCATCGAACTCGACCTCTCGACCATCGTGCCGAGCCTCGCCGGGCCCAAGCGTCCCCAGGACCGCGTGAACCTCAGCGACATGCACACGGTGTTCAACGAGGCGCTCACCGCTCCGGTCAAGCAGCGCGGGTTCGAGTTGAAGCCCGAGCAGCTCGACGCTCAGGGCACCATCGGCGGCACCGACATCCGAATCGGTCAGGGCGCGGTGACGCTCGCCTCGATCACGTCCTGCACGAACACGAGCAACCCCAGCGTCCTGATCGCGGCGGGCCTCGTCGCCAAGAAGGCCGTGGAGCGCGGTCTGAAGCCCAAAGCGTGGGTGAAGACCAGCCTCGCTCCCGGCTCGCGCGTCGTGACCGAGTACCTGGAGACCTCGGGCCTTCAGTCGTACCTCGACCAGATCGGCTTCAACACGGTCGGCTACGGCTGCATGACCTGCATCGGCAACTCGGGCCCACTCCCCGAGCCCGTCGTGCAGGCGATCCAGGAGGGCGACCTCGTGGTGGCCTCGGTCCTCTCGGGCAATCGCAACTTCGAGGGCCGCGTGAACCCGCACATCCGGGCAAACTACCTCGCCTCGCCGCCGCTCGTCGTGGCCTACGCCCTCGCCGGGACGGTCGTGAACGACATCGTGGACGAGCCCATCGCTACCGACACGGACGGGCAGCCCGTCTACCTGCGCGACCTCTGGCCCTCGAACGCCGAAATCCAGCAGATCATGGATCAGGCGATCAACGCCGAGATGTTCAAGCGGGTCTACGACGGCATCGAGCAGAGCAACGCCCAGTGGAACGCCATTCCGGTCACGGGCGGCGACCTGTACGACTGGAACCCCGAGTCCACCTACATCCAGAACCCGCCCTTCTTCGAGAACCTGGCCGGGGGGCCGAGCGAGACGGTGTCCTCCATCGAGGGCGCACGCGCGCTCGTGAAGGTGGGCGACTCGGTGACGACCGACCACATCAGCCCGGCCGGGTCCTTCAAGGCCGACACTCCTGCGGGCAAGTACCTGCAAGAGCGCGGTATTCAACCCAAGGACTTCAACTCCTACGGCTCGCGGCGCGGGAACGACCGCATCATGACGCGCGGGACGTTCGCCAACATCCGCCTCAAGAACCAGCTCGCCCCCGGCACCGAGGGCGGCTTCACGACCGACTTCACGACCGGGCAGGTGACGAGCATCTTCGACGCCTCGCAGAACTACAGGGCGCAGAACATCCCCCTGCTCGTCTTCGCGGGCAAGGACTACGGCATGGGCTCCAGCCGCGACTGGGCCGCCAAGGGCACCTTCCTGCTGGGTGTGAAGGCCGTCATCGCCGAGTCGTTCGAGCGCATCCATCGCTCCAACCTCGTCGGCATGGGTGTGCTGCCCCTCCAGTTCAAGAACGGCGAGACTGCCGACTCACTGGGCATTCAGGGTGACGAGACCTTCGACGTGATACTGCCCCCCGACCTGAAGCCCCGCCAGGACGTGACCCTGCGGGTGACGAGGGACGGCGTGAGCCGCGACATCACCGTCCAGTGCCGCATCGACACGCCGGTCGAGATCGACTACTACAAGAACGGCGGCATCCTCCAGACCGTGCTGCGTGGGATTCTGGAGCGGAGTGGGGCGGGGGCGAAGGCGTAAGACTAGGCTAAAAATTATTAGTGCTATTCTAGATAGGGGCGTTGTCCCCTATTTTTCTATGGATACAACTCAACTCGTTACTTTGTTGGTGGCAATTGTGGCAGCCTTGTCTAGCGTTATTGCTGCCATTGTTGCATCCAGAAGTGGGGCGACAGTTAAACGATTGGAGGCTCAACTAGCTCGCCAAGTTAAGTTAATCGATAAATTCTCTGACTTTGTTACAGAGAGCCAGACACTTCTTTCTACATCGTTGGTAACGCATTATGAGTTCTTTGACAACGTAAAGTATTATAGAGACGCAGCTATTAATGATGAGTCGTTGACAAATGAGGCAGTAATAAATGATGAAATGACTGGCATAGTTTTACCAAATGGGGAACCTATAGAGACACACTTGTCGAGTATTTCGTTGGAGACGCTTAGTAATTCACTCAAGGCGGAACAAACACAAATAAAAGGATTTCTTTACAAAAGAGTTATACCGGCCTCAGCATTCATATTGAATGAAATAAAATTCCTGTGGTTTTACACCAAGCTCGGTAGTAATTATGCACCCATAGTGAGAATGCTTTCCAACAAGGAGAGAAGTCCCCGCTTTCTCATAATTGATTTATTCTCCCAAATTATTGACGACAACAAGCGGCTAATAGCCTATGAGCTTGCCATCTTAAATTCACTTCCTCATGATGGGATGGAATTCAACTTTTCCAAGGAACAAGTAAATGGTCATTGTCGTTTGTTAAATAGGTACGTTTCGAGCATAACGAGCTTCAATGCGTATGTAAGTAGTAAATTGCATCCGTAGCATTAGGGCGTCGAAACTATTATTACAGAGAACGTGTCTAGCTTGTTGCCGAATCCGTTCTGCTCTTAATAACCTCACGATGGGGAAGGGCGATGTTTCGTGTTCTCTACGGGTGAACGACAATCCCCGCCACGTCCTTGCCCAGCCCTTTGAAGTCCCTGGGATTCAGGGTGACCAGCGCGGCGGCCCCGGCGCTAACGGCCGCCAGGGCGATCAGGGCGTCGAAGATGATGCTGCCCGGCAGACCGCCATCCACACAGCGCCGCATAGCGGCGAAGTACAGGGAGGGGTCTAGCGTCACCTTGGTCATGTTCGCGGTGGCGGCTTCGAGCAGTCGTGTGGCGTCCGCAGGCTGGATGCCCAGTCGCGGGTGAACGGTCAGGACTTTGTAGGTCTCGGCCAGAGTGTGCGTGCTGATGCCCAGGGCAGAGGCCGCCCCCCTCTGGGTCGTGGCCCACCCGTGCCGGGGATGATCGGGGAAGAGGGCGGCGACGAGCGTGCTGGTGTCGAAGAACGTCAGGGCGGGGGTGCTCACCACTTGAGTAGCTCCGCCGCGCGGTCCTCGCGGATGTCGCGCACCGGGTCGAAGTCGGCTGGGAGGGGCACGGACTGGGAGAAATGGATGGTGGGCCAGCCGTGTTCGTCGTACCTGATCTCGTAGGGCCTCGCCTCGGCCTCCAGCGTAAGGGTCCGGTTCTTCAGGTTGGCCCGGAGCTTACTCCCCGCGTGGAGGTTCAGGGCTTCCCGGACTTTCTTAGGGATGACCACACGTCCGAATTTGTCCATTTCCAATTCAAAGTGTGACATGGCAAAACTTTATGGAAGTGGCAATGCTGGTTGGTGAGGGGTCGTCCGGTGGCCTTACAGACCCATCCCCTCGTACACTTCGTCCAGCCTCAACTCCACGCCCAGGCAGGGCAGCCGCACACCGTCCTGCACCATCTCCAATTACCATCAATCAGAGGTCGATGCCCTCGTAGATGTCGGAGAGAGCCAGCGGAACGTTCAAACACGGCAACCTCAACTCCCCTTCCTCCTCCGCGTACTGCTCGTCCCACCTGTCGCCGTCCCTGACGTACAGGCGGGCGGCGCGAGTCGCCGTGTCCACCAGCAGGTAGCCCCGCACGCTGGGGAGGGTCGTGTAGGCGAACAGCTTCTCGCGGCGGTCCGGATCGCGGATGCTGGGGCTCAGGACTTCTACGACGAGACACGGCGAGGGGAGGAAGGTGGCGGCGGCGTCCACCGGGTCGCAGGTCAGGACCAGATCGGGATAGTAGTACCGGGTGAAGCGAGGCTGCGACAGCCGCACGCGCATGTCGCTCTGGTACAGGCGGCAGCCCTGCCGGAGGGCGACTCGGTGCAGCGCCGAGCCGATGTTCATGCAGATCAGCCCGTGTCTGCTGGCTGCGCCCGCCTGCGCGTTCGGGGTGTCCTCGCCGTGCAGGGCATAGACGAAACCATCTATGTACTCCCGCCTGAAGGGGCTGAGTTCCTCCGTGCGAAGGTACTCCTCCTCGCTGATCTTGCGCAGGGCCGGGTCGCTCATGCGGCTATGGTACGCGGGGCCGTTGCGCACCCCCACCGGATGA from Deinococcus aetherius includes:
- the ndk gene encoding nucleoside-diphosphate kinase, which translates into the protein MERTFAMIKPDGVRRGLTPEILARIQRKGYRVVGLKQMVIARETAETHYGEHRERPFFGELVTFITGGPVVAIALEGENVISGWRAMMGATNPANAAPGTIRADYATTTGENVTHGSDSPESAGRELGLFFKPEELLG
- a CDS encoding type II toxin-antitoxin system VapC family toxin — protein: MSTPALTFFDTSTLVAALFPDHPRHGWATTQRGAASALGISTHTLAETYKVLTVHPRLGIQPADATRLLEAATANMTKVTLDPSLYFAAMRRCVDGGLPGSIIFDALIALAAVSAGAAALVTLNPRDFKGLGKDVAGIVVHP
- a CDS encoding aldo/keto reductase; the encoded protein is MTTLQMGAAQSGTFRIGGELEVNRLGFGAMRITGAGIWGDPTDREGALATLRRLPDLGVNFIDTADSYGPAVSEELIREALYPYDTVVVATKGGLTRTGPDVWIPVGRPEYLKQQAYVSRRRLGVERIDLWQLHRIDPKVPRDEQFGAIRELLDEGVIRFAGLSEVSVEEIEAARQVFPVATVQNLYNLVGRKSEDVLDYCEREGIGFIPWYPLAAGGLTREGSVLDEVSRRVGATPSQVALAWVLRRSPVMLPIPGTGKVRHLEENVAAAGVQLSDEDFRSLDEVGRQEWESKRRR
- a CDS encoding GGDEF domain-containing protein gives rise to the protein MLTPRLASPLRPELRRSRQRLLWLLGGAYLLFAAVTALLNPPGAFPGAYQTPKFWIAGVFVVVLLCTALAPRHVRRVGVGAFMVLTPLLWLEAGRMTSSGTLPFELTVWSAALAGVAPLLLGSAWGGAAVLVFLAGLSLVLLEGPTLSPALLAAWVAGGLATGVTAGVSFVAARLIEANIALHEQASAQLQAARFDGLTRVLCRAATEEELEDRLRHAAEARAPLSVVMCDIDHFKAVNDQYGHPAGDDVLRGVAKRLRRTVRGSGGLVGRWGGEEFLILLPGLAKPEAQALAERLRQSVAASPVAGLPVTASLGVASYRLADDTADALLARADQALYAAKRSGRNNVK
- a CDS encoding nitroreductase family protein codes for the protein MLARRTTNGPFRPDPVSREHQHLLMRVAQAAPSHFNSQPWRFVLIEDKGTIREVARISGESMTELIEAGVFFERYRRYFRFTEAEMEQKRDGIHIDHLPGPLRPFTRRIFSDAGLRIMRQLGVPKKLGEDNRRLVEGSPLLLAALLDKAEYRPGELSGFYSVFGLGAAMENIWNAVGEVGMGLQFVSTPMEIGRQWQAIRELLRVPDDLELMAVYRLGYLPEDGKRPSIDWSSRHRKRLSQFVFRETCEVPEREG
- a CDS encoding type III polyketide synthase yields the protein MPAMAALPVVRSLVTGLPPHRVSQSDIREAARTLFPRMAARPHMLDVFDNAQIKFRAISRPLEWYMQPRGFGEKNAVFVEEARALTSRLAREALERAEIKPADVDAVVVVNTSGLSTPSLDASLIEALGLNRHAARLPVWGLGCAGGAAGLARAADLVRAGYQSVLYVAVELCSLTLVKGDESKSNFVGTALFADGGAALVVTAQGVPGPPPLLSLHGGYSTLIEDSEDIMGWNVVDDGLKVRFSRDIPTLVHSMMADNVSGALAAHGWTREEVGTFVVHPGGVKVLAAYEDALDLPEGALNASRRVLCRHGNMSSVTVLFVLEETLREGPQGKALLSAMGPGFSAEHVLIEFPS
- a CDS encoding Uma2 family endonuclease; this translates as MSDPALRKISEEEYLRTEELSPFRREYIDGFVYALHGEDTPNAQAGAASRHGLICMNIGSALHRVALRQGCRLYQSDMRVRLSQPRFTRYYYPDLVLTCDPVDAAATFLPSPCLVVEVLSPSIRDPDRREKLFAYTTLPSVRGYLLVDTATRAARLYVRDGDRWDEQYAEEEGELRLPCLNVPLALSDIYEGIDL
- a CDS encoding AbrB/MazE/SpoVT family DNA-binding domain-containing protein; protein product: MDKFGRVVIPKKVREALNLHAGSKLRANLKNRTLTLEAEARPYEIRYDEHGWPTIHFSQSVPLPADFDPVRDIREDRAAELLKW
- the acnA gene encoding aconitate hydratase AcnA, which produces MAMNLFGARDTLTTKAGQPLYYYRLGKLQDLGHDVSKLPFSVKVLLESVLREANNYDVREEDVRAVANWKPVNEEIEIPFKPARVILQDFTGVPAVVDLAAMRTAMVSLGGDPKKINPLIPVDLVIDHSVQVDEFGTDFALANNMALEFERNRERYEFLRWGQQAFDNFGVVPPASGIIHQVNLEYLAKGVQSRPEDDGAVVYPDSLVGTDSHTTMINGLGIVGWGVGGIEAEAVMLGQPIYMLMPEVIGFKLTGALPEGATATDLALRVTQMLREKGVVGKFVEFYGAGLSNMTLPDRATIANMAPEYGATMGFFPVDDEALRYLRRTGRLEDEIELVETYYKAQGLFRTDETPDPVFTDTIELDLSTIVPSLAGPKRPQDRVNLSDMHTVFNEALTAPVKQRGFELKPEQLDAQGTIGGTDIRIGQGAVTLASITSCTNTSNPSVLIAAGLVAKKAVERGLKPKAWVKTSLAPGSRVVTEYLETSGLQSYLDQIGFNTVGYGCMTCIGNSGPLPEPVVQAIQEGDLVVASVLSGNRNFEGRVNPHIRANYLASPPLVVAYALAGTVVNDIVDEPIATDTDGQPVYLRDLWPSNAEIQQIMDQAINAEMFKRVYDGIEQSNAQWNAIPVTGGDLYDWNPESTYIQNPPFFENLAGGPSETVSSIEGARALVKVGDSVTTDHISPAGSFKADTPAGKYLQERGIQPKDFNSYGSRRGNDRIMTRGTFANIRLKNQLAPGTEGGFTTDFTTGQVTSIFDASQNYRAQNIPLLVFAGKDYGMGSSRDWAAKGTFLLGVKAVIAESFERIHRSNLVGMGVLPLQFKNGETADSLGIQGDETFDVILPPDLKPRQDVTLRVTRDGVSRDITVQCRIDTPVEIDYYKNGGILQTVLRGILERSGAGAKA